In Anomaloglossus baeobatrachus isolate aAnoBae1 unplaced genomic scaffold, aAnoBae1.hap1 Scaffold_170, whole genome shotgun sequence, the following proteins share a genomic window:
- the LOC142260714 gene encoding uncharacterized protein LOC142260714 — MEEWEYLEGHKDLYKDVMMEVPQPPTSPALSSKRTTPERCPRPLLPQDCKQEDPDVPQDVFPPALSNDCIGSSDGPLISSEFKTDDESITHDTYEEHAVVPDIPPVLPLKALSSDLFKPVQNSNHQKTHSGEKPFSCSECSKYFIQKSDLVTHYRIHRVEKPYSSSESEICFTQRITLANHQKINSRKNSFSCSECEKCFIKKSDLVRHQKIHTGEKPFSCSECGKCFNWKSDLVWHQRIHPGEKPFPCSDCGKCFIQKSNLVAHQKIHTGKKPFSCSECEKCFIRKSEFVVHQRSHTGEKPFSCSVCGKCFIKKSHLVTHQKNHTGEKPFSCSECGKCFNLKSKLLGHQRSHTVKKPFSCSECGKCFNWKSQLLGHQRSHTGEKPFSCSECGKCFIRKSELVEHQSSHIGEKPFSCSECGKCFNWKSQLLGHQRSHTGEKPFSCSECGKCFIQKSDLVRHQRSHTGEKPFLCPDCGKCFTRKSGLVYHHKNHTK; from the exons atggaggagtgggagtatttagaaggacacaaagatctgtacaaggacgtcatgatggaggttccccagcccccgacatcaccag ctctatccagtaagaggacaacaccagagagatgtccccgtcctcttctcccacaggactgtaaacaagaagaccccgatgttcctcaggatgtgtttcctccagctctatcca ATGACTGTATCGGGAGTTcagatggacctctaatatcttcagaatttaaaacagatgatgaaagtattacacatgatacatatgaagagcatgctgttgtcccagatatacctccagtccttcctctgaaagctctatcatctgatcttttcaaaccagTCCAAAATTCAAATCATCAAAAAACTCactctggggagaagccattttcatgctcagaatgcagtaaatattttattcagaaatcagatcttgttacacaTTACAGAATTCACAGAGTGGAGAAGCCATATTCAAGCTCAGAAAGTGAAATATGTTTTACTCAGAGAATAACCCTTGCTAACCATCAAAAAATTAACTCTAGGAAGAATTcattttcatgctcagagtgtgaaaaatgttttattaagaaatcagaccttgttagacatcagaaaattcacacaggggagaagccattttcatgttcagagtgtgggaaatgttttaactggaaatcagatcttgtttggcatcaaagaattcacccaggggagaaaccatttccatgttcagattgtggaaaatgttttattcagaaatcaaaccttgttgcacatcagaaaattcacacagggaagaagccattttcatgttcagaatgtgagaaatgttttattcggaaatcagaatttgttgtgcatcaaagatctcacacaggggagaagccattttcatgttcagtgtgtgggaaatgttttattaagaaatcacatcttgttacacatcagaaaaatcacacaggggagaagccattttcatgttcagagtgtgggaaatgttttaatttgaAATCAAAACTTCttgggcatcaaagatctcacacagtgaagaagccattttcatgttcagagtgtgggaaatgttttaattggaaatcacaaCTTCttgggcatcaaagatctcacacaggggagaagccattttcatgttcagagtgtgggaaatgttttattcggaaatcagaacttgttgagcatcaaagttctcacataggggagaagccattttcatgttcagagtgtgggaaatgttttaactggaAATCACAACTTCttgggcatcaaagatctcacacaggggagaagccattttcatgttcagaatgtgggaaatgttttattcagaaatcagatcttgttaggcatcaaagatctcacacaggggagaagccgtttttatGCCCAgattgtggtaaatgttttactaggaaatcaggtcttgtttaccatcataaaaatcacacaaaataa